The following proteins come from a genomic window of Microtus ochrogaster isolate Prairie Vole_2 chromosome 7, MicOch1.0, whole genome shotgun sequence:
- the Metrn gene encoding meteorin codes for MPVAVLLCALCCGLLAVSARAGYSEDRCSWRGSGLTQEPGSVGQLTLDCPKGAVEWLYPAGALRLTLDSPDPGMRPSIVCLRPTRPFAGAQVFAERMGGNLELLLAEGPDLAGGRCMRWGPRERRALFLQATPHRDISRRVAAFRFELHEDQRAEMPPQAQGPGVDGACRPCNDAELLLAACTSDFVIHGTIHGVTHDMELQESVITVLATRVIRQTLPLFQEEGSEGLGQTSIRTPLRCGVRPGPGSFLFMGWSRFGEAWLGCAPRFQEFSRVYTAALTAHLNPCEVALD; via the exons ATGCCGGTAGCCGTGCTTCTCTGCGCGCTATGCTGCGGCCTCCTGGCCGTCTCTGCTCGTGCCGGTTACTCCGAGGACCGCTGCAGCTGGAGGGGCAG CGGCTTGACCCAGGAGCCCGGCAGCGTGGGGCAGCTGACCCTGGATTGTCCTAAGGGCGCTGTCGAGTGGCTGTACCCAGCCGGGGCGCTGCGCTTGACCCTGGACAGCCCCGATCCGGGCATGCGGCCCAGCATCGTCTGTCTGCGCCCAACGCGGCCCTTCGCTGGTGCCCAGGTCTTCGCTGAACGGATGGGCGGCAACCTAGAGTTGCTACTGGCCGAGGGCCCAGACCTGGCTGGCGGCCGCTGCATGCGATGGGGTCCCCGCGAGCGCCGGGCCCTTTTCCTGCAGGCCACACCACACCGCGACATCAGCCGCAGAGTTGCTGCCTTTCGTTTCGAGCTGCATGAGGACCAGCGTGCAGAAATGCCTCCCCAGGCCCAAGGTCCTGGTGTAGATG GTGCCTGCAGGCCCTGCAATGATGCCGAGCTCCTTCTGGCTGCATGCACCAGTGACTTCG tgatacaTGGAACCATCCATGGGGTCACCCATGACATGGAGCTGCAAGAATCAGTCATCACTGTGTTGGCCACCCGTGTCATCCGCCAGACACTGCCCCTGTTCCAGGAAGAGGGCTCCGAGGGCCTGGGCCAGACCTCCATTCGTACCCCGTTGCGCTGCGGTGTGCGTCCTGGCCCAGGCTCCTTCCTTTTCATGGGCTGGAGCCGATTTGGTGAAGCCTGGCTGGGCTGTGCTCCCCGCTTCCAAGAGTTCAGCCGTGTCTATACAGCTGCCCTTACAGCCCACCTCAACCCATGTGAGGTGGCACTGGACTGA